In Corallococcus caeni, the following are encoded in one genomic region:
- a CDS encoding ATP-binding protein produces MEPRLPKRSAALAAGALMVLCALFVLGRPGSTADHDHYRTQLRQLRVATAELEQDVLRQRVGMAALHGASDRDFDALAARARMLRTAPDFLPAEGMRSLNASLDAYLRVLEGSRGLLAAARAKDQQLAALREAFPRQVATTAALLPPGETREQVEALVVDVLLASRAQGEAPGARVEASLALLTRALEGQPAHAVLEGLAARVRELLALQRSADASFQALLDHGATGEAERLITTYLQLQEQSQARAERTRIVLFGVSLLLVGYVIVVLVRLAQASAALGELNRGLEERVAERTRALSAASAEARASDARKAAILEASPDGIVVLDESARVAEFNPAAAAHFRLPSARAVGADFLSLALPASLPASQREAVHAALLQGSGAARVETPCLRADGAVFPAELTFARVHADGPPRTTVFVRDLTERKAVERMKNEFVSTVSHELRTPLTSIRGSLGLLENGIVGELPSQALDMVRIARTNTERLIRLINDILDLEKMESGMLELKLQPQTAQDLVEATLAGVQGMAEAAHVSLRSDVEGAPQVKGDRDRLIQVLTNLVSNAIKFSPQGASVVVAAGLTADGRVRFSVTDQGSGIPEEKLPRLFGRFQQLDASDTRSKGGTGLGLAISQAIVEQHGGRIDVSSPPGQGATFHFTLEALRVPAPGAGVTLPADDSRHNVLIVTADADLSALLRGLLSHEGYRVVRAATLTEAAQAVEHAPPDALVVDTQMPDGPVLDWVRRLREQPRTRELPVLALAGRSQAGTKDAGTALLVDWLPTPVEETRLLKTLRYAMRQPGQARVLVVDDDATTRRVLCAQFERLGALCIEAADGESAVALARDTPPDLIVLDVGLPRLDGFEVVDILRQGKGRATPLIVFTGRELSRTDQRQLTLGITRHLTKARASEEELLASVRELLNGLLARRDAAAEPRKAMP; encoded by the coding sequence ATGGAACCCCGCCTGCCCAAACGCTCCGCCGCGCTGGCCGCTGGCGCCCTCATGGTCCTGTGCGCCCTGTTCGTCCTGGGGCGCCCGGGCTCCACCGCCGACCACGACCACTACCGCACCCAGCTGCGGCAGCTGCGCGTGGCCACGGCGGAGCTGGAGCAGGACGTGCTGCGCCAGCGCGTGGGCATGGCGGCGCTGCACGGCGCCTCCGACCGGGACTTCGACGCGCTGGCCGCCCGCGCCCGCATGCTGCGCACGGCCCCGGACTTCCTCCCGGCCGAGGGCATGCGGTCGCTCAACGCCTCCCTGGACGCGTACCTGCGCGTGCTGGAGGGCTCGCGCGGCCTGCTGGCGGCGGCCCGCGCGAAGGACCAGCAGCTGGCCGCCCTGCGCGAAGCCTTCCCCCGGCAGGTCGCCACCACCGCCGCCCTGCTGCCCCCGGGCGAGACGCGCGAACAGGTGGAGGCGCTGGTCGTGGACGTGCTCCTCGCCTCTCGCGCGCAGGGGGAGGCCCCTGGCGCTCGCGTGGAGGCCTCGCTCGCGCTCCTGACCCGGGCGCTCGAGGGGCAGCCTGCCCACGCCGTGCTGGAGGGCCTGGCGGCCCGCGTGCGCGAATTGCTGGCGCTCCAGCGCTCCGCGGACGCTTCCTTCCAGGCGCTGCTGGACCACGGTGCCACCGGCGAGGCCGAGCGCCTCATCACCACGTACCTCCAGCTCCAGGAGCAGTCCCAGGCCCGCGCCGAGCGCACGCGCATCGTCCTCTTCGGCGTGTCGCTGCTGCTCGTGGGCTACGTCATCGTCGTGCTGGTGCGGCTGGCCCAGGCGTCCGCGGCGCTGGGGGAGCTCAACCGCGGGCTGGAGGAGCGCGTGGCGGAGCGCACCCGGGCCCTGTCCGCCGCGAGCGCGGAGGCGCGGGCCAGCGACGCGCGCAAGGCCGCCATCCTGGAGGCGTCGCCGGACGGCATCGTGGTGCTGGACGAGTCCGCCCGCGTCGCGGAGTTCAACCCCGCCGCGGCGGCCCACTTCCGCCTGCCGTCCGCGCGGGCGGTGGGCGCGGACTTCCTGTCGCTGGCGCTGCCCGCGTCGCTGCCGGCGTCGCAGCGGGAGGCCGTGCACGCCGCGCTCCTGCAGGGCAGCGGCGCGGCGCGCGTGGAGACGCCGTGCCTGCGCGCGGACGGCGCCGTGTTCCCCGCGGAGCTCACCTTCGCGCGCGTGCACGCGGACGGCCCCCCGCGCACCACCGTCTTCGTGCGCGACCTCACGGAGCGCAAGGCCGTGGAGCGGATGAAGAACGAGTTCGTCTCCACCGTGAGCCACGAGCTGCGCACGCCGCTCACCTCCATCCGCGGCTCGCTGGGCCTCTTGGAGAACGGCATCGTGGGGGAGCTGCCCTCGCAGGCGCTGGACATGGTGCGCATCGCGCGCACCAACACCGAACGGCTCATCCGGCTCATCAACGACATCCTGGACCTGGAGAAGATGGAGTCGGGGATGCTGGAGCTGAAGCTCCAGCCGCAGACGGCGCAGGACCTGGTGGAGGCCACGCTCGCGGGCGTGCAGGGCATGGCGGAGGCCGCGCACGTCAGCCTGCGCTCGGACGTGGAGGGCGCGCCCCAGGTGAAGGGCGACCGCGACCGGCTCATCCAGGTGCTCACCAACCTGGTCTCCAACGCCATCAAGTTCTCCCCCCAGGGCGCCTCCGTGGTGGTGGCCGCCGGCCTCACGGCGGACGGCCGGGTGCGCTTCAGCGTCACGGACCAGGGCTCCGGCATCCCGGAGGAGAAGCTCCCCCGCCTCTTCGGCCGCTTCCAGCAACTGGACGCGTCCGACACCCGCAGCAAGGGCGGCACCGGCCTGGGGCTGGCCATCTCGCAGGCCATCGTGGAGCAGCACGGCGGCCGCATCGACGTGTCCAGCCCGCCCGGCCAGGGCGCCACCTTCCACTTCACCCTGGAGGCCCTGCGCGTCCCCGCGCCTGGCGCCGGCGTGACGCTGCCCGCGGACGACTCGCGCCACAACGTGCTCATCGTCACCGCGGACGCGGACCTGTCCGCGCTCTTGCGGGGCCTCTTGTCGCACGAAGGCTACCGGGTGGTGCGCGCCGCCACGCTCACGGAGGCCGCGCAGGCGGTGGAGCACGCGCCGCCGGACGCGCTGGTGGTGGACACGCAGATGCCGGACGGCCCCGTGCTGGACTGGGTGCGCCGCCTGCGGGAACAGCCGCGCACGCGCGAGCTGCCCGTGCTGGCCCTGGCCGGACGCTCCCAGGCGGGGACGAAGGACGCGGGCACCGCGCTGCTGGTGGACTGGCTGCCCACGCCGGTGGAGGAAACGCGGTTGCTGAAGACACTGCGTTACGCCATGCGCCAGCCGGGCCAGGCGCGCGTGCTGGTGGTGGACGACGACGCCACCACGCGCCGGGTGCTGTGCGCGCAGTTCGAACGGCTGGGCGCGCTGTGCATCGAAGCGGCGGACGGGGAGAGCGCGGTGGCGCTCGCGCGGGACACGCCCCCGGACCTCATCGTCCTGGACGTGGGGCTGCCCCGGCTGGACGGCTTCGAGGTGGTGGACATCCTGCGCCAGGGCAAGGGCCGCGCCACGCCGCTCATCGTCTTCACCGGCCGCGAGCTGTCGCGCACCGACCAGCGCCAGCTCACGCTGGGCATCACCCGGCACCTGACGAAGGCCCGCGCTTCCGAGGAGGAGCTGCTGGCCTCCGTGCGGGAGCTGCTCAACGGACTGCTGGCCCGCCGCGACGCCGCGGCCGAGCCCCGAAAGGCGATGCCATGA
- a CDS encoding response regulator, translating into MAKIEKVLLVDDEDDIRTIGQLSLSRVGGWKTVLASSGAEALEKAGQEGPDLILLDVMMPGMDGPTTFGRLRAQPATANTPIIFMTAKVQKQEVARYLELGAVGVIGKPFDPMTLPQEIRRLVP; encoded by the coding sequence ATGGCGAAAATCGAGAAGGTCCTGCTCGTGGACGATGAGGACGACATCCGCACCATCGGACAGCTGAGCCTGAGCCGTGTGGGGGGATGGAAGACGGTGCTCGCGTCCTCCGGGGCGGAGGCCCTGGAGAAGGCGGGCCAGGAGGGCCCGGACCTCATCCTCCTGGACGTGATGATGCCCGGCATGGACGGGCCCACCACGTTCGGCCGGCTGCGCGCCCAGCCCGCCACCGCCAACACGCCCATCATCTTCATGACCGCCAAGGTCCAGAAGCAGGAGGTGGCGCGCTACCTGGAGCTGGGCGCGGTGGGCGTCATCGGCAAGCCGTTCGACCCCATGACGCTGCCGCAGGAAATCCGCCGCCTGGTGCCTTGA
- a CDS encoding GAF domain-containing sensor histidine kinase, which produces MLPPPTPADEPRRLQALRSLCLLDTPAHERFDRIVRAAAHLFRVPIALVSLIDEDRQWFKARQGLDAPQTPRDVSFCGHAILSSATFVVPDALKDARFHDNPLVLGAPFVRFYAGHPLRAADGSRVGTLCLIDSQPRDFSGADLAALADLAGWAEVELNALHEREARIALTQQERFFEVSMDMLCIAAMDGTFLRLSRAWSRTLGLSEAELYSTSLVDLALEEDRAATSRHLARAREGAPVLQFEHRARCHDGSWRWLQWNAVSDPEEGLLYAVARDVTQARLLEEERQRVERMKNEFISTVSHELRTPLTSIRGSLGLLCGGVAGPLDAQVAQMVGIAHKNSERLLRLINDILDLEKMESGRLDLHLAPTEVAPLLAQALQAHQGYAAEYGVRLEAVVDAPHARARVDEDRFIQVLANLLSNAIKFSPQGERVTLSLTREAGALRVDVRDYGPGIPEAFQARVFQKFAQADSSDTRRRPGTGLGLSIAQGLVARMGGTLRFTTTPGAGTRFSFDLPECEPGPDAA; this is translated from the coding sequence ATGCTTCCTCCCCCGACGCCCGCGGACGAGCCGCGGCGCCTTCAGGCACTGCGTTCCCTGTGCCTGCTGGACACGCCCGCGCATGAACGCTTCGACCGCATCGTGCGCGCCGCGGCGCACCTGTTCCGCGTGCCCATCGCGCTCGTGTCGCTCATCGACGAGGACCGGCAGTGGTTCAAGGCCCGCCAGGGGCTGGACGCCCCCCAGACGCCGCGCGACGTGTCCTTCTGCGGCCACGCCATCCTCTCCTCCGCCACCTTCGTGGTGCCGGACGCGCTGAAGGACGCGCGCTTCCACGACAACCCGCTGGTGCTGGGCGCCCCCTTCGTCCGCTTCTACGCGGGCCACCCCCTGCGCGCGGCGGACGGCAGCCGCGTGGGCACGCTGTGCCTCATCGACTCCCAGCCCCGGGACTTCTCCGGCGCGGACCTGGCCGCGCTCGCGGACCTGGCCGGCTGGGCGGAGGTGGAGCTCAACGCCCTGCACGAGCGCGAGGCCCGCATCGCGCTGACGCAGCAGGAGCGCTTCTTCGAGGTCTCCATGGACATGCTCTGCATCGCCGCCATGGACGGCACCTTCCTGCGCCTGTCCCGGGCCTGGAGCCGCACCCTCGGCCTCTCCGAGGCGGAGCTCTACAGCACGTCCCTGGTGGACCTGGCCCTGGAGGAGGACCGCGCCGCCACCTCCCGGCACCTGGCCCGCGCGCGCGAGGGCGCCCCCGTCCTCCAGTTCGAGCACCGCGCCCGCTGCCATGACGGCTCCTGGCGCTGGCTCCAGTGGAACGCCGTGTCGGACCCGGAGGAGGGGCTGCTCTACGCCGTCGCCCGGGACGTCACCCAGGCCCGCCTCCTGGAAGAGGAGCGCCAGCGCGTGGAGCGGATGAAGAACGAGTTCATCTCCACCGTGAGCCACGAATTGCGCACGCCGCTCACCTCCATCCGCGGCTCGCTGGGCCTGCTGTGCGGCGGCGTGGCCGGCCCGCTGGACGCGCAGGTGGCCCAGATGGTGGGCATCGCCCACAAGAACAGCGAACGGCTGCTGCGCCTCATCAACGACATCCTGGACCTGGAGAAGATGGAGTCCGGCCGCCTGGACCTGCACCTGGCCCCCACGGAGGTGGCGCCGCTCCTGGCCCAGGCCCTCCAGGCCCACCAGGGCTACGCGGCCGAATACGGCGTGCGCCTGGAGGCCGTGGTGGACGCGCCCCACGCCCGCGCCCGCGTGGACGAGGACCGCTTCATCCAGGTGCTGGCGAACCTCCTCTCCAACGCCATCAAGTTCTCCCCCCAGGGCGAGCGCGTCACCCTGTCGCTCACCCGCGAGGCCGGCGCCCTTCGCGTGGACGTGCGGGATTACGGCCCCGGCATCCCGGAGGCCTTCCAGGCCCGCGTCTTCCAGAAGTTCGCCCAGGCGGACTCCTCGGACACCCGCAGGCGCCCCGGCACCGGCCTGGGCCTGAGCATCGCCCAGGGGCTGGTGGCCCGCATGGGCGGCACCCTGCGCTTCACCACCACCCCCGGGGCGGGCACCCGCTTCTCCTTCGACCTGCCGGAGTGCGAACCCGGGCCGGACGCGGCTTGA
- a CDS encoding helix-turn-helix domain-containing protein, whose product MVFGAAARDARLRLGLTQADVAERVGIAMEVYSRMERGRMLPRARNLRRLCEVLSVSADTLLGVGPGPSPAPPRATPRQEDSLELRRLVRALRELEPRQLKAVARVVRTVVSVMPPKASPGSPPTSRKKPLAPARKRRAG is encoded by the coding sequence ATGGTGTTTGGAGCCGCCGCCCGTGACGCGCGCTTGCGGTTGGGACTCACGCAGGCGGACGTGGCGGAGCGCGTGGGCATCGCCATGGAGGTCTACAGCCGCATGGAGCGCGGCCGCATGCTGCCCCGGGCGCGGAACCTGCGGCGGCTGTGCGAGGTGCTGTCCGTGTCCGCGGACACGCTGCTGGGCGTGGGGCCCGGCCCCTCACCGGCGCCGCCCCGGGCCACCCCGCGCCAGGAGGACTCGCTGGAGCTGCGGCGCCTGGTGCGCGCGCTGCGCGAGCTGGAACCCCGGCAGCTCAAGGCCGTGGCACGCGTGGTGCGCACCGTGGTGTCCGTCATGCCCCCCAAGGCGTCCCCCGGGTCCCCGCCGACGTCGCGCAAGAAGCCGCTGGCCCCGGCCCGGAAACGCCGCGCCGGCTAG
- a CDS encoding DUF6310 domain-containing protein, whose product MLVEKCYRTLDHDRLEFHDTTGRCSVASAEAAAVGLGFCVLAAPEIAVGAVIVLGVVVVGVAIAEALDAYELRHAYPEEAGTSRGAKVSSREAEAQRKPEPEPEPAGQGRQPPVPPVPVDRTGRASCEPVPVPHAGEDDPHNECADNFPPNRYPGMDVLVGGVRFDALQVGVRVLWEIKTHRFDTYNAYIQGQEIEREIKQLLKERAAARTCGYDFVVGVSTDAHRLALLKQDPTFKIVVTKCKR is encoded by the coding sequence GTGCTGGTGGAGAAGTGCTATCGGACCCTCGACCATGACCGGCTCGAGTTCCACGACACCACGGGAAGATGCTCGGTCGCCTCAGCGGAGGCCGCGGCCGTGGGACTCGGGTTCTGCGTGCTGGCGGCTCCTGAGATTGCCGTGGGGGCCGTCATCGTGCTTGGCGTGGTGGTGGTGGGCGTCGCCATCGCGGAGGCGTTGGACGCGTATGAGCTGCGGCATGCCTACCCCGAGGAAGCTGGGACCTCACGAGGAGCGAAGGTGTCCTCCCGGGAAGCCGAAGCGCAACGCAAGCCCGAGCCGGAGCCCGAGCCAGCCGGGCAGGGCCGGCAGCCCCCGGTGCCGCCAGTGCCCGTGGACCGGACGGGACGCGCGAGCTGCGAACCTGTTCCCGTCCCCCACGCGGGCGAGGACGACCCGCACAATGAATGTGCCGACAACTTCCCACCCAACCGCTATCCCGGGATGGACGTGCTCGTGGGCGGTGTGCGCTTCGACGCGCTGCAAGTCGGCGTGCGCGTGCTGTGGGAGATCAAGACCCATCGATTTGATACGTACAATGCCTATATCCAGGGTCAGGAGATTGAGAGGGAAATCAAGCAGTTGCTCAAGGAGCGTGCGGCGGCGCGGACCTGTGGATATGACTTCGTTGTTGGCGTGAGCACCGACGCGCACAGACTCGCGTTGCTCAAGCAGGATCCCACCTTCAAGATCGTCGTAACGAAGTGCAAAAGATGA
- a CDS encoding DUF5953 family protein yields MTSRSPLIINVYAPALVGNDHRTLAAVHGLERALPGLRLEWRVTERHRLAALPQRDAWLAEEATRGEFPMVCNNDERYPVMISGMQRSADEGAGGRPQLQVHAKLPLDAAVVAAVADVLEAVAEGAHAFWGQATPDGASGDIAEQIAPTLEGPPSPPRGLPALKLFEHIRAPEIPYYLGWLNYWSAAAAQAIGFPDPARDAELLSRSRRTASGGWVVQLTDAPLDLDNPAHLDALLRAYERFPEIGGRAAP; encoded by the coding sequence ATGACCTCTCGAAGCCCCCTCATCATCAACGTCTATGCGCCTGCGCTTGTGGGTAACGACCACCGCACACTCGCTGCTGTCCATGGCTTGGAACGAGCGCTGCCCGGTTTGCGTCTGGAGTGGAGAGTTACCGAGAGGCACCGGCTTGCCGCGTTGCCACAGCGCGATGCCTGGTTGGCTGAGGAGGCCACGCGCGGCGAGTTTCCGATGGTGTGTAACAACGATGAACGTTACCCCGTAATGATTTCCGGGATGCAACGCTCCGCGGATGAAGGTGCAGGCGGCCGGCCACAACTCCAAGTCCATGCGAAGTTGCCTCTAGATGCGGCGGTTGTCGCGGCAGTGGCGGACGTGCTTGAAGCGGTGGCAGAGGGTGCACACGCGTTCTGGGGGCAGGCGACGCCGGACGGCGCGTCGGGGGACATCGCGGAGCAGATAGCTCCCACGCTGGAAGGGCCGCCGTCCCCTCCCCGGGGCCTGCCCGCCCTGAAGCTCTTCGAGCACATCCGCGCGCCCGAGATTCCCTATTACCTCGGGTGGCTGAACTACTGGTCTGCCGCTGCCGCACAGGCCATCGGGTTCCCGGACCCGGCCCGCGACGCCGAGCTGCTTTCACGGTCGCGGCGCACGGCTTCGGGCGGCTGGGTCGTGCAGCTCACCGACGCGCCGCTCGACCTGGACAACCCCGCCCACCTGGACGCGCTCCTTCGGGCCTACGAGCGCTTCCCGGAGATCGGCGGACGCGCGGCGCCTTGA
- a CDS encoding DUF2381 family protein — protein sequence MLQPFRLALALALVWGTAARAEPAPGARVRRERSVAIASTAAEPLPVVRVAQDTLTLLFFPSPIQKKTLTFDESRIRVLDAGERSVIVQPVANLGAGERQELGVFFADNRAPTRAVFVLVTDPSEVDARIDVQRPEPPDTACQPTAQAPAPKPEDFVLLGYVDEKGVTTSSSKGTLDAVQGFNLDKLVAFRGAGWILADVTIVNRPDRPAWTPREAMFVGRVGMRLRARLVAKKPGAILPGGYGRVLAAVEVPETKADLVFTLEVRGDEGRRLTIPDVRFPKSAAEDSP from the coding sequence TTGCTCCAACCGTTCAGATTGGCTCTCGCGCTCGCGCTCGTGTGGGGAACTGCTGCGAGGGCTGAGCCGGCACCCGGTGCACGCGTCAGGCGGGAACGTTCCGTCGCCATCGCCAGCACGGCCGCCGAACCGCTGCCCGTCGTCCGCGTTGCACAGGACACCCTGACGCTGCTGTTCTTTCCCTCGCCGATCCAGAAGAAGACGCTGACCTTCGATGAGTCGCGGATCCGCGTCCTGGACGCGGGCGAGCGCTCCGTCATCGTCCAGCCCGTGGCCAATCTCGGTGCGGGCGAGCGGCAGGAGCTCGGGGTCTTCTTCGCTGACAACCGAGCGCCGACACGGGCCGTGTTCGTGCTCGTGACCGACCCGTCCGAAGTGGACGCTCGGATCGACGTGCAACGCCCGGAGCCGCCGGACACGGCCTGCCAGCCCACGGCCCAAGCCCCGGCGCCGAAGCCGGAAGACTTCGTGCTCCTTGGCTACGTGGACGAGAAGGGGGTCACGACGTCCAGCAGCAAAGGCACGCTCGATGCCGTGCAGGGGTTCAATCTGGACAAGCTCGTCGCCTTTCGGGGCGCGGGCTGGATTCTGGCGGACGTGACGATCGTGAACCGCCCTGACCGCCCCGCCTGGACACCCCGGGAAGCGATGTTCGTGGGGCGCGTCGGCATGCGCCTGCGGGCGCGGCTCGTGGCCAAGAAGCCAGGGGCAATCCTTCCGGGGGGATATGGGCGTGTGCTCGCGGCCGTGGAAGTGCCCGAGACGAAAGCCGACCTCGTCTTCACCCTGGAGGTGCGTGGGGATGAGGGGCGTCGGCTCACGATTCCAGACGTGCGCTTCCCGAAGTCCGCCGCGGAGGACTCCCCATGA
- a CDS encoding serine/threonine protein kinase, whose protein sequence is MSATLPRVPPGSLIDGWKVSKPLGDGGFAFVFLGEKNGSHRAIKVAQHRESSGDLKQTHARTLRELTALLMLDHPNIVRPQGYGLAESGNLYLALDYVDGWTLAEWAERKHPTVREVLGVFEKLAGALAYMHGRGILHRDLKLSNVLIRKSDGEPVIIDFSCATYTLAEALTDGGLPPGTDRYRAPEQFKFLREHKDKHRARYAFQVADEIFAVGVMLHELLTDPRPTEFRPRFDLNSPALPPPSPRLANARVPAALSDLVEDILARDPKARPVDTEALRRELAELRAERSAGYDVPVHPPAEQRHGGYPPAALPMPSTPQSLKRHVALMERPLRAGRWLAGVVCIVALVMAAALWRSSGSAPGGPAGSRDAAAPRPPPATHHSAPPRTTPPAMTPAGPSPVTVPGPAIAAAPKEGSALKTPAPEASLAGRAPRSPKKSVAAVKCASLSLVAALAAGCPGAQIRPESFTCPAGAEEAMRDQLHWRDGDFFSLILDDRQANFDNVWFTAGAEVVGVVPKGITDDRQLALAPVGTRFYGKAYYLSDKMGRVDGPALVVRYDRVKLPGQEEYPICAVVENEAVAFKDGRVKGSNRGAATVVDRWP, encoded by the coding sequence ATGAGCGCGACGCTGCCCCGCGTTCCGCCCGGTTCGTTGATTGATGGGTGGAAGGTTTCCAAACCACTCGGTGACGGAGGCTTCGCGTTCGTCTTCCTGGGCGAGAAGAACGGCAGCCACCGGGCCATCAAGGTGGCCCAGCACCGGGAGTCCAGCGGCGACCTCAAGCAGACCCATGCGCGAACGCTGCGGGAGTTGACGGCGCTGCTCATGCTGGACCATCCGAACATCGTCCGGCCACAAGGGTATGGACTCGCGGAGAGTGGGAACCTCTACCTCGCGCTCGACTACGTGGACGGCTGGACGCTCGCGGAGTGGGCGGAGCGCAAGCACCCGACCGTTCGCGAAGTCCTCGGGGTCTTCGAGAAGCTCGCCGGTGCGCTGGCATACATGCACGGCCGGGGCATCCTGCATCGGGACCTGAAGCTGTCCAACGTGCTCATCCGCAAGAGCGATGGCGAGCCCGTCATCATCGACTTCAGTTGCGCGACCTACACCCTCGCCGAAGCCCTGACGGACGGGGGCCTGCCTCCGGGGACAGACCGCTATCGCGCGCCCGAGCAGTTCAAGTTCCTGCGCGAGCACAAGGACAAGCACCGGGCCCGCTACGCCTTCCAGGTCGCCGACGAAATCTTCGCGGTCGGCGTCATGCTCCATGAGCTGCTGACGGACCCACGCCCGACGGAGTTTCGTCCGCGCTTCGACTTGAACAGCCCTGCCCTCCCACCGCCGTCCCCCCGCCTGGCGAATGCGCGGGTGCCAGCGGCACTGAGCGACCTCGTCGAGGACATCCTGGCCCGAGACCCCAAGGCGCGTCCGGTCGATACCGAAGCGCTGCGCCGCGAGTTGGCGGAGCTCCGCGCCGAGCGCTCCGCCGGGTATGACGTGCCGGTCCATCCGCCCGCTGAACAGCGTCATGGAGGGTACCCACCCGCGGCGCTGCCGATGCCCTCCACGCCGCAATCCCTCAAGCGGCATGTAGCCCTGATGGAGCGACCGCTTCGCGCGGGAAGGTGGCTCGCAGGCGTTGTTTGTATCGTCGCGCTCGTCATGGCCGCGGCCCTCTGGCGCTCGTCAGGGAGCGCACCCGGTGGGCCTGCAGGGTCGCGCGACGCCGCGGCCCCACGACCTCCTCCTGCCACCCACCATTCCGCGCCGCCCAGGACAACCCCTCCTGCTATGACCCCTGCTGGCCCTTCGCCCGTGACAGTCCCTGGGCCAGCCATCGCCGCTGCCCCGAAGGAAGGATCCGCATTGAAGACGCCAGCACCCGAAGCCTCACTCGCAGGACGTGCGCCTCGCTCGCCAAAGAAGTCCGTTGCGGCCGTCAAGTGCGCGTCGCTGTCGCTCGTCGCGGCGCTGGCGGCGGGTTGTCCGGGGGCCCAGATCCGGCCCGAGTCCTTCACCTGCCCGGCTGGAGCGGAGGAGGCCATGCGGGATCAACTTCACTGGAGGGACGGAGACTTTTTCTCCCTCATCCTCGACGACCGCCAGGCGAATTTTGACAATGTATGGTTCACCGCTGGCGCGGAGGTGGTGGGGGTGGTCCCCAAAGGCATCACCGATGACCGGCAGCTTGCTCTTGCCCCCGTGGGGACACGCTTCTACGGCAAGGCCTACTACCTCTCCGACAAGATGGGGCGTGTGGATGGGCCGGCCCTCGTCGTCCGGTACGACCGCGTGAAGCTCCCGGGGCAGGAGGAGTATCCCATTTGCGCCGTGGTGGAGAACGAAGCCGTGGCGTTCAAGGACGGCAGGGTGAAGGGATCCAATCGGGGTGCCGCGACCGTGGTGGACCGCTGGCCCTGA
- a CDS encoding helix-turn-helix domain-containing protein, translating to MNEELAITVGTAAREARERQGLTQGDVASQVGIAMEVYSRMERGRVLPSSTTLRRLCMVLRIRADTLLGLDGPTPPQEARTLALADREEDPPTLRRLVRALRPLDEEDLKAMGLIIQGALALRER from the coding sequence ATGAACGAGGAGCTGGCCATCACGGTGGGCACCGCGGCGCGCGAGGCCCGCGAGCGGCAGGGCCTGACCCAGGGCGACGTCGCCAGCCAGGTGGGCATCGCCATGGAGGTCTACAGCCGGATGGAGCGAGGGCGGGTGCTGCCCAGCTCCACCACGCTGCGCAGGCTGTGCATGGTGTTGCGCATCCGCGCGGACACGCTCCTGGGGCTGGACGGGCCCACGCCTCCGCAAGAGGCGCGCACGCTGGCGCTCGCGGACCGCGAGGAGGATCCCCCCACCCTGCGCCGGCTGGTGCGCGCGCTCAGGCCCCTGGATGAAGAGGACTTGAAGGCCATGGGGCTCATCATCCAGGGCGCGCTCGCGCTGCGGGAGCGCTAG